A window of Nitrospinota bacterium contains these coding sequences:
- a CDS encoding CDP-alcohol phosphatidyltransferase family protein, whose amino-acid sequence MTFDIEKMNKLPQGERFFDVNEIWYFMNRWVVQLLYPTPVTPNQITFISLVFGLASAGFYISEIPNSLVWGAIFLYGKVFFDNVDGNLARVRGTSSRFGRFLDSLTDFIVTVLVYIAATFYLVRTTATTDYWILGLLAMLSCFMQSTFFVFYLVNYTSRVGSYEKNRVDETITEEDKQMAEEGQTDIWDLRLQTFFVWVYGWQDKAVEQLDAFCRRIARIPDTDEAWYKDRNFLAWISPLCLCTNNVILVIFSLLGQLELFMILLVSFMNLYALGLLGWKVISNRNRNQQSLKPR is encoded by the coding sequence ATGACTTTCGATATTGAAAAAATGAACAAACTTCCTCAAGGGGAACGTTTTTTCGATGTGAACGAAATCTGGTACTTCATGAACCGTTGGGTCGTTCAACTGCTATACCCCACACCGGTGACACCAAACCAGATCACTTTTATTTCCCTGGTTTTTGGCCTGGCATCAGCTGGGTTTTATATCTCAGAAATCCCCAACTCTCTGGTGTGGGGCGCGATATTTCTTTATGGAAAAGTGTTTTTCGATAATGTCGACGGTAATCTGGCCAGAGTGAGAGGAACATCATCCCGGTTTGGCAGGTTTCTTGACTCGCTTACCGATTTCATCGTCACAGTCCTTGTTTATATTGCTGCAACCTTTTACCTGGTTCGAACAACAGCGACAACGGACTACTGGATTCTAGGGTTGTTGGCAATGCTTTCCTGCTTTATGCAAAGCACCTTTTTTGTTTTCTATCTCGTCAACTACACCTCACGAGTAGGTTCCTACGAAAAAAACAGGGTGGATGAAACCATAACTGAAGAAGATAAACAGATGGCGGAAGAAGGCCAAACAGACATCTGGGATTTGAGACTACAAACCTTCTTTGTCTGGGTGTATGGTTGGCAGGATAAAGCAGTGGAACAACTGGACGCTTTCTGTAGAAGAATCGCTCGGATTCCTGATACGGATGAGGCCTGGTATAAGGATCGCAATTTTCTAGCCTGGATCAGTCCCTTATGCTTATGCACCAATAACGTAATACTGGTGATTTTTTCTCTTCTCGGTCAACTGGAGTTATTCATGATCCTGCTGGTTTCATTCATGAACCTGTACGCTTTGGGGCTCCTGGGCTGGAAAGTCATTAGCAATAGAAACAGGAATCAACAATCCTTGAAGCCGAGATAA
- a CDS encoding carotenoid 1,2-hydratase, which translates to MRLVILYFTLLCLLSPSANAQQSPGQFKQALPGYTYTFPRDDFSHDDFRIEWWYYTGNLQDENERAFGYQLTFFRIGLEGSKPINNASSWKIGNLYFAHMTVSDIYNKKFHFFERINRSGVKNAGAASDKLHVWNENWSLTSKGINHHLRAIENGTGLDLKLTPVKNRVLHGKEGISTKGSGAGNASHYFSFSRMKTHGQVFLKGEKIPVKGTSWMDHEFSSNQLNENLVGWDWFSIKLDNNTEIMLYQLRDKNGSKDPHSSGTTISADGISQHILHNEFSISPKKFWSSPHTNATYPASWELTIPGGVLNITPDFPDQELYDLRSISGSYWEGSVSIKGNLEGKTVKGKGYVELVGYEKALKQGDALRE; encoded by the coding sequence ATGCGCCTTGTTATATTATATTTTACCTTGTTATGCTTATTATCACCATCTGCCAACGCACAGCAATCTCCTGGCCAGTTTAAACAGGCCTTGCCCGGTTACACTTATACTTTCCCTCGCGATGATTTTTCACACGACGATTTCCGCATCGAATGGTGGTATTACACAGGAAATTTGCAAGATGAGAATGAACGTGCCTTTGGCTATCAGCTCACCTTTTTTAGAATAGGGCTTGAGGGTTCCAAACCCATCAATAACGCATCTTCCTGGAAAATAGGCAATCTATACTTTGCCCACATGACCGTCTCAGACATTTATAACAAAAAGTTTCATTTCTTTGAACGTATCAACCGGAGTGGAGTGAAAAATGCCGGTGCCGCTTCTGACAAACTGCATGTATGGAATGAAAACTGGAGTTTGACCTCAAAAGGTATTAATCATCACCTGCGAGCTATTGAAAATGGAACAGGACTCGACCTGAAATTAACACCAGTAAAAAACCGGGTTCTGCATGGCAAAGAAGGAATTAGCACAAAAGGCAGTGGTGCTGGAAACGCATCACATTATTTTTCTTTTAGCCGTATGAAAACTCATGGACAGGTTTTTCTGAAAGGAGAAAAAATTCCTGTCAAAGGAACAAGTTGGATGGACCACGAGTTCTCCAGCAACCAACTGAACGAAAACCTGGTGGGTTGGGACTGGTTTTCTATAAAGCTCGATAATAATACTGAAATCATGCTTTACCAGTTACGAGATAAAAATGGCAGCAAGGACCCCCATTCCAGCGGAACCACCATATCGGCCGATGGTATTTCTCAACACATACTCCATAACGAGTTCTCAATCTCACCTAAAAAGTTCTGGTCCAGTCCACATACTAATGCCACCTATCCAGCAAGTTGGGAACTTACCATTCCAGGAGGAGTCTTAAACATAACCCCTGACTTTCCGGATCAGGAACTTTATGACCTTCGCTCGATCTCAGGTTCCTACTGGGAAGGAAGCGTATCCATAAAAGGAAACCTTGAAGGGAAAACCGTAAAAGGAAAAGGCTATGTTGAACTTGTGGGCTATGAAAAAGCGCTCAAGCAAGGTGATGCTTTGAGGGAATGA
- a CDS encoding NAD-dependent epimerase/dehydratase family protein, with amino-acid sequence MRIGVTGATGFIGTHLLSALKGRGAVVTLERKKGIPSRQNLKRFVADTDIIFHLGGVNRDTDEEILSGNILSTSRLLESILNHGKPSARIVFASSSQIYILKNRKTPIRETGKAKPDTVYGVSKLSAENLIINSGIPSVILRVANVYGPGCRPNYNSVIATLCYRAIMNKPLVINGDGKQCRDFVYIDDVVRAFMLAGFEPVTGSGNIFNVSSGRLVSLRQIVKQIEKLNKNTKVEFVKDQESSGISYSCDSSKFSAKYGWRPRVSLSKGIEQTLSYFLGRKKI; translated from the coding sequence ATGCGTATTGGTGTGACCGGGGCAACAGGCTTTATTGGAACGCATCTACTTTCTGCCTTAAAGGGAAGAGGGGCAGTGGTTACACTTGAACGTAAGAAAGGGATTCCAAGTAGACAGAACCTTAAGCGATTTGTCGCAGATACGGATATTATTTTTCATTTAGGCGGGGTCAACCGGGATACCGATGAAGAGATTTTAAGCGGAAATATACTCAGCACTTCACGATTACTGGAAAGTATTTTAAATCATGGTAAGCCTTCTGCTCGAATTGTATTCGCATCGAGCTCGCAGATTTATATTCTGAAGAATAGAAAAACACCCATCCGGGAAACTGGGAAGGCTAAACCCGACACAGTTTATGGAGTGAGTAAGCTCTCTGCGGAAAACCTGATAATAAATTCTGGAATTCCTTCTGTGATTTTGAGGGTTGCAAATGTATACGGTCCAGGTTGCAGACCAAATTATAATTCAGTTATTGCAACATTGTGCTACAGGGCGATAATGAATAAGCCTTTGGTTATAAATGGGGATGGGAAGCAGTGCCGCGATTTTGTGTATATTGATGATGTTGTGCGAGCATTCATGCTTGCAGGGTTTGAGCCTGTAACAGGTTCAGGAAATATATTTAACGTTAGTTCCGGACGGTTGGTTTCTCTAAGGCAAATTGTGAAACAGATTGAAAAACTCAATAAAAACACAAAGGTAGAGTTTGTGAAGGATCAGGAGAGTTCAGGAATTTCTTATAGTTGTGATTCTTCTAAATTTTCTGCGAAATATGGATGGCGGCCACGAGTTTCTTTGTCCAAAGGTATTGAGCAGACTTTATCCTATTTCCTGGGGAGAAAGAAAATATGA